A portion of the Coriobacteriia bacterium genome contains these proteins:
- a CDS encoding LysR family transcriptional regulator — MGSRQLRYVTHVARTGSVSQTARELFISRQAISKALLSLERELGFEIFDREGGMAPTPEGAAVLGHMASPRRIRRNRAVRALTQATRPTGRRPNPLRRIQVVSSGLPVLSRGQPSI; from the coding sequence ATGGGATCTCGCCAGCTGCGCTATGTCACGCACGTCGCGCGCACGGGCAGCGTCTCGCAGACAGCGCGCGAGCTCTTCATCTCGCGGCAGGCCATCTCCAAAGCACTGCTCTCACTTGAACGGGAACTCGGCTTCGAGATATTCGACCGCGAAGGTGGCATGGCACCCACCCCCGAGGGTGCGGCGGTGCTCGGCCACATGGCGAGCCCTCGCCGAATTCGAAGAAATCGAGCTGTACGCGCGCTCACTCAGGCAACACGACCAACGGGGCGACGGCCAAACCCTCTCCGTCGCATACAAGTCGTTTCCTCTGGATTACCTGTTCTTTCACGAGGGCAACCCAGCATTTAA